In Choloepus didactylus isolate mChoDid1 chromosome 18, mChoDid1.pri, whole genome shotgun sequence, the genomic stretch CGGCCAGCGTCGACCCCGCCATGAGCCGTGGCCCGTGAGGCCCCAGGACGGCTGCTGAGCCCGATGGTGGCTGAGCCCGTCTCTCCTCCGGGTGCTGAGGCAACTGAAGGGGAGGGGAGACGGGCTCTCAGCAGGGACCAGGGCGGGCTCAGGGCGGGGCCGCAGCGCCGTCAGCTCAGAGCTCAAGGAAGGGTCCGAGCCCCTTGGGGAAGCACAGACATGGGCACCGCCCCAGCCTGGCTCAGGCCCTGGCCCCGAAGGCAGCCCTGTCGGGGCTCACAGAAAACCCACATCTGGCCCCGGGCCTGCTCAGACTTTGAAACACGGGAACAATGCAGATTTCCTATTTTCAAGAGTAAATCACTTTTTTCTAGAACAGTAAGAACACACAGAAACATCTGTTTAGAACAAGGACTCACTCCCAAAAGATCAACTGATTAAAACCAGGAAAGAAAAAAGCCTCTAGCTGAGGGCTAAAGATCACGGCGAGTTGTGGGGTGGTGGCATGATCTCCCCCGTGGGAGGGCCCTGGCCCAGGGCGGCTGAGGGCCGAGCATGTCACACATCCGGGCAGGCTAAGCTGCCCACCCCGGTGACCCCGGACAGCCCGAGGGTGGGGCTGTGGGCGGTGCAGGGGCAGGCAGGGGTTAACGAGATGAGGGTGGAGGGCCACATGCCACAGCTCGTCCCCGCATCTTCGCTCGCTGCAGGCCGGGGCCTGGGTGCCTGGGCTGGAACGGGACGGCCCATCGGGACAGCCACCTGCGTCCGGGACGGCTCGGGGGGACGGCTCGGGGCCCCGTCACGCCTGCAGCAGCTTGTGCCTGACCGTGCTGCTCTCAGAGCAGAGGTGGACGAAGAGGGCACCGGCAGCCGTGCGCGCCCGCAGCTCCTGCAGCTCGTAGTCGTGGGCCCACTCGACGTTGCCCCACTTCTGGATCTGAGGGGGACGAGAGGTGCCCCTGGGAGAGTGGCCGGGCCCAGCTGCCCTTTGGGCCACAGCCACCAGCAGGCCCCAATCTTCCCCAGGACTCGGAGACACACCCAGGGCggccacccccacccaggcctgTGCTCCTCCCTTGTCCGGCCCCGGGGGCCTGGCCTGACACCCCAGCTTGTCCGGGAGCTCAGGACCCGGCGGGCCACAGGCGCCTGCTGCACTCCCGGGCCCCCAGCCTCCACATGGGACACAGTGAGACGTTCTCAGGGAGCactctctccctccagggcagCAGCTGCACCAAGTCCAGGTTACACCCCATCTCGTGGAGAGTGGCACCCAAAGCTCAGACCCCACAGCCAAAGCAGAGCCCAGACGGGACACCAGGTCTCCCGGCTCCCCACCGTCCACACCCCCAGAGGCCCACCCGCCCTAATCCTCTAACATCCAGGGAGCAGCCTGGCCCACCCCACATCCCCGGCATTTCTTGGAATTGGCAGCCGACCAGAGGGAGCAGGCAAACTGTGTCAATACAAGAAGGTTTTCCTTTCCCTGGGAACAAACGTGTAAAAGCGGTTAACCTTCTGGGGTTgggaggaagaaacaaaaagacagcGACTGCTataattttcagttaaaaaaaagtagCAAAACCTAACTCTGAGGCCACTAAACCAAAACTTGCATTCAAACCGCAGCTGCCCTGTACTCCTCTGCCAGCCAGACGGGCTGCTGCGTGGCATTCTGGGTGCAGAAGCCGAGCCTACCAGAGCACGTGTGTTTTTCGGGATTCTGCACGGCATCCCAGCCCCCCAGGACCCCAATCCGCAGAGGGGGTTGAAGACCAGGCCTCAACCCCTGGCTCAAACATTTTCCAGCTGCGGgacccaggcctcagtttcctcctgcgTAGCAAGGCTGGTGGGAGGAGGGCCGAGGGGCGAGGGGAGCACTGCACTGGCACCTTCCGTTCCGCCTTCTCAGTTATTACTTGACGATACCTGTGTTGGCCAGTTTTTGGTTTCGGTACGTTCGAGGAAGCAATACAGGCCGAGTTCTGATGGCCGACTGTGAGAAGGAACCCAGGTGCCTTAGCTCCCCCACCCCCGTGAGTCTGAGCGAGGGGGCTCCCCGCCCTGGGTGAGGGTCGCTGCGGGCTCCCACCTGGTATTCCTCCTCCAGGCGTGACAGCAGCACGGCCTGCTCCACCGTCAGGTGCAGGTCCAGCAGGCCCAGGGCCAGCACCAGGGACTTGAGCTGGGTCACCAAGAACTCGATCCCTGCAGGGACGGGGGCCGGTCATGCCAGGGCCACCCAGCCCCGGCTCCCATGGGCACCCACTCCAGTCTGCCCCCATAAAGGGGGCAGGGGTGGTGGAGAGGAGCTGAGACTGGGGACAGTGGGCAAGTACTGCCGTGTGGGCCTGTTCCTTTCCCCCTCCTGTGGCTAGAAGGGCACCCCGGTTTTCCTTAGGGATGATCCCCGCTCTGCTTCTCCCTGGGGTGGGTGTAAGACACAAACCCGGCCCCTCTGAGCACTCCCTTCCCCAGGCAGGTGGCCAGGCCAGTGACACCTGAACCCCGGGCTTCTGCTGGAGAAGGGCACCCCAGTTTCTGCTGGAGGGCGGTGAGCCTGGAGCACAGCAGGTCATGAGGTCGCCTCAGGCTGCAAGGGCACCATCCTCAGAGCCCCCCGCGAGCCTCTAGGGCTCTCCCATGGGGTCTTAGGGAGCGGGCAGGGGCTCTGTACACAGACGTCATCCCGCCCCCACCCGGCCCCATCCCAGGCCCGCAGGAGGCCCCGGAGCACCTTGCAGCGCCCACAGGTTGTAGGACGCCAGGTGGCTGGCGAGCACCTCCCGGGTCCTGGCTGGGATGCGGGGTCCCAGGATGCTGGTGGAGGAGCCGATCTCGACGCCGTACCTGAAAGGAGAGGGCTGCGGTGCGTCCCCGTCCCGCCGTGGCCCGAGAGCCGCGAAGGCCTGCGCTGCTGAGCGCGTGGGGGCCTCGGGGCCGCCGGCCTGAGAGCAGGCATGGGGAGGCCAGTGCTGCTGACCCGATTTTCCACCCCCAAGGGCAAGCCCAGAGGACCCGGAAGCTGCCCTGCACTGGCCGGATCCCACCACTTCCACATGCTGCCTGGCGCTCTAATCCTTCCACCCAGAATCTTCCGTGATGGCGCAGGCTACCTGCTGTGTAAACTTTTCAACAAGTTTTTCGCATCTGAGCCcacaaaaaatttcttttaaatattgttttccttAAAGTAATATCTCTGGGTGTTCTTTATAACCCtttctttattcaacaaatatttatcgagcCTCTACAATAGTGAAGATTTCTTTTTAGCCTGCGATCTATGGGATAGGAGCCGGTTTCAAGAAGGGgagatttttcaaaaataatcgTAACTgtataaaatatgtgaaaaatataatGGGGTAAAacagtttttataattttcttttatgtattttctttttctcattggtgtgaaaatattcCTGCTGAAATTTCTGACCATACATATCTGATAATACAAACCTAGGAAATGGCTaagtttttctgtaaactatTAAGTACCAAAATCTCAATAGCCACAGAAATCTATTTCACACCATAGCAAAATCTCCAGGCACCTAGATTGTTTTATAATTACTTAGATTCCAAAAACACGTTGTATTTTGATAGTTCTCCACAGTCCCATGGAGGTCACGTCTGATTTGATTTGAGCTTGTGAACGGGTAAGTTCTTTTAGAAGTGTTGGCTGTGCCTCTTACTGCCAAACCCCAGGACACCTGCCCATCGTGAGCACCCGATACCCGCACACGGGAGTGAGACAGATCCGTGGGCACTGCTGGTGAAAACCGTTACACCAAAAAACACCCCGTGAGAGCTTTCAGAATACACGGGCAAGGCAGCGTCGTGCAAGTCAGCCCTTCCGAATGTCCCCGGGAATGAAGTGGAATTACATTTATTTTGCCCCCCCACATCAATAGTGTGTTTAATTTTGCACTCAAAAGGGTCTTCCCATTAAGGAAAACTATCAGGTATCATCAGTTCCCAGAAACCACACATCTGCCGGACAAGTGCTGCCTGCGGTTTTGCGGGGAAGCTGCCAGACGTCCCCCCGTGCGTGTACACAGTCCGTGCGTCCTGCTTTGTGAAGGTGTTTAACAGTCTAACAACTGTGACGCTGCCAACACTTTACAAGCATCACGTCATTTACTCCTTGCCCCACCCTAAGAGGTGAAGGATTCGGGGCTCCATTTGACAGGCAaggagctgaggctcagagagtccGAGCCAgaagcccaaggtcacacagctaccgGGTGGCGGAGCTGGGATCCAACCACGCGCCTGCTCCTGACCCCAGGGGAAGATGCCGGGGGCCTCTGGGTGCTGCCTCAGGTGAGGAGCCACCCTGCTGGCCCCCACGGGCACGCCGACGGCCGGTGCTCAGTGCTCGGGGGCTGAAATCAGGCTGAGAAAAACGCCGAGGAGCACTTTTCCAAGGTGAGCCCGGACACCCGAGGGCCCCACGCCACAGACAGCTCAGAAAGCCAACCGGCTGGGGCTGAGGCCTCGGTTCCCCGGGGCGGGCCTTTGGCTGACACCCTGCCCAACCCAGGTCTGCctgggatggagggaaggaggaggagcaagcttCGGGGGGCCGCACAGCTCACCTCTTCTCAGCCCACTCAACAATTGGATCCCACTCATTCTTCTGAAGTTCCACCAACGTCTCCGGCTCTTCCACCCTGTAGCTAAGTCATTGCAAAAAGCACCTTTGTTAATAAAAAAAGTGCAGCTCTTTCATTCAgtaaacagcaaaaggaaaaacacaaaagGACAGCAGCCCAAGCttctgccccccccaccccagccccacacGTCTTTTCCCCTAAAGCAGCGGTTCTTGAAGTGTGGCCCTGGGCCCGGCAGCATGGCTCACCTGGGGACTTGCTAAAACACCAACCCTGAGGCCCAGCCCCACAGCTATGAAACTGGAAACTTGGGACAAAGCCCAGTAACCCGTGCTTGAACGAGTTTCCAGGGGATTCTAGGGCAAGCTCCAGTTTAAGAACCCCCCACCCACATGCCCCCAGCTATCTGAGAGGTAAGAGCTTGCGGTGAACGCCACTGCAAGACAGGTTCCCCTGATTAACTGCAGCCCTGGCAGCATGTGCACCGGCTCCTAAGGCGACAAATGTGATTATTCCAGAAGCTCAGTCACTGCTCCCTCAACCTCCCCCCCTCCCAGGAACTGTGCCCTGACCACAGCTGTACCTGCCGGCACAGACCCCTGGCCCCCGAGGACCCGACCTGGAGGCCGGGCCACACCCCTCGTTCTGACCAGAGGCTCGAGTTCAAGTCAGCTGCAGGGGCTGAGCTCAGGGGCCTCCTGGGGAGCCCGGGTGGGCACGGTGGGCAGCACAGCTCCACGGAagcagtggaaggaaggaaggctgaGTATGTGGAGAGAAAGCTGGGCCAAAGGGTGGAGCAGATGGACACACTCTGGCATCCCATCTTCAGGCCCGACCCTGGGGGTTCCCTGTGTGAATTTCCAGAAACCCCTTTTCCCCTGAGCTGGGCTGGGTGGGTTTCTGCTGCCTGTGACCAGTGATCCCTAACATGACGTATGTGGCTTTCTGACTGGCAGCCCCCGGGGGCCCCTCATCAGTCCTCAACGCTGATCCCATACGTGCTCCATGAGGGGCGGCAGCAGAGGCCGCCCACCGTGGAGCTGTGCCCCCGACTTCCCTCCAGCATCCCCGGCCAGTGAGCCGAGGAACCACAGCCCAGGGGGAGACCATGAGGGGAGGGGGCCGGCTCCCAGACGCAGCTGTGTCCGAGCTGAGAACACATGCTGGGGTCAGAGGTTCGGGGTCAGCCCAGCCGTCGGGGCCAGCAAGTGAGCCCTGGGGCCCGGGAGCCTGCAGGAGCCGCGCGGACCCCGCACTGCTACCCCCCGGGCCAAGGATGGACGCCGGGCTAGAGCAAGCTGCGCCCAGGGGCCTGACAGCGGCACAGCCCCTGGGGTCCCCGTCCGCGGCAcctgcagagaagctaagtgcAGATGACGGCAGAACACGTCTCCTGCTCCGCGGGAGAGAGGGATCAGTGCGCCTCTCCTTCCACCCAGGCCAACACTCTGGACATACGCGACAAACCACCCCCGAGGGACGCGTTTGCCCGTCCACCAAACATCAATTACCAGACGGTGTCGGTGTCCAGGAACTTCATGGCCGCCCGGATCAGCTGAGCCTTGTCCCGCCGGGTAGGGTTGTCCAGGGAGGTGTTGCACAGCGTGGTCTGAGCAGAAGGCAGCACCCGTCACCCTGAGGACCCCGCAGCCAATGCACGGCCAAAGGGAGTGGGACGATGGCCCCGTGGCCTGGCTCAGGCCCAACGGCTCACGAGACACGTGAGATTCCTGCGGTTCTCACGGTGCCCGGGGGGCAGGAGCCACTTCCTCCACTTCTCAGACGAACAAATGGGGCTTTAGAAGTGACGGACGCCCCCAAGGCCTTGTACGCTCTACCAGGCCCAGGTGCGTTTAACTTAGCATCCCCACCGCCACCCTTTGGGGGAGCTACTATTATTGTATCCACTCACggaggtggaaactgaggcccagaggtgaAACCCTGTGTCAGATACAGTGAATAAGAAAGACGTGCAAGCAGCACTGGGACTCGGATCCAGGGGCGGCTAAGTCCCCCACCTGGTCCCCAGTGCGCTGTAATGCAGGGGCCAAGCCGCCCAAGCTGATGACAGGCTGCTTAGGCCCCTCTGACAATCAGTGAGCAGCACTACCACCCCGATCTCAACACCGTGGCAAGGGGTCAGCATGGGTCTGTGCACTGCAGCTCAGCACTGATGTCAGGGCGAAGGCAGCCCACACTGACCGGGCACTCGCCATGGGCTGGTGCCAGGGCGAGGCCTCCATGCCCGTTCTCTCATCTGATCCTACCCACTCTGAGAGTGAGGTGCAGCTCCATTCCCCTGCACAGTCGGAGAACGGGGGGCTGAGACAGAGGCAGTGACTCGGCCATGCACAGAGCCCAGCGAGCCACCCCTGCAGGGATGGAGGGCGGGGGGCGGCTCTGCAGTGCGTCTTCCTCACCCTCGCCCATCTGCCTCCATTGGTTCTTCTGTTCAGCCATATTTCCTGAGTGCCAACTAAACCTCGGGCTGGCTAGACGCTGGGGAATGCAACAGGCATGCCTGCCCAGACGCTGCTTACGGTGGGGGCAGGAGCCAGGCAGTCAACACGAACATGTGAAACAAATCACAAACTGGGTGAGCGCTGAGGACATGCAGCCACGGCTGCTGGGAAAGAAAGTAAGAGAGCtggggcagtcagggagggcctCCCGGAGGAGGTGCCATTTCTCCTGAGACTGGAGAAGGGCCCAGCCCCTCAGCACGGTGCTCCACATGGCGGGAACTGTGGGTGGCCAGGCCACGAGGGGAGAGGGTGGCATGCTCAGTGAATGGAGAGGGGGTAAGGGGCTGGGGCCCAGCACGCAGGGACTTGTCAGCACTGGGAAAGGGGCGTGCGTTTTCCCCGGTTGCCACGGGAGCCAGCGGAGGCTCGGGGCAGAGGTTGGCCCGGGGAGCTTTTACCAGGTGCATGGTGTAGGACTTGATGGTGTCCTTCTGGGAATCCCATTCAGTGGCCACCGCGATAGCCAGGGCCTCGCTGGGGACGGTGAAGAGCTTGGCTTGGGGAGTTTTCAGCTTCCTGTGGTCTAGGTTTATCTCGAAGCCACCTTGAAAGATCAAATGAAAAACTCCCCGAGGTTGTTAAGTGGAATCGAGCACCCGTTCCTAGATTTAGCCACTCGAATGGCTGCAGACAAAGACGCCGCCTGAGTCCCTGCGCTGAGGGGCTTGCagaaacatatctgacaaaaccGCGAAGGATAATCTCTCCGCTAAACCTACTGGAGATGAAAAATGGTTCCgaccattcacacacacacagacacacacgcgcacacacacacccgAGAAGAGGCAGTCAAAAGATTTCAGACACTCACCTTCACCCTGGGTGATGCTGACATTCTGATAAAACCTCTTCCTTTCTGTGGGGAAGATTTGTAAAAAAGGCAGTTAGAACAACACCAAGGCAGCCCAGGAAGCGGCAGGAGCGGGGTGCACTGTCACTGCCAGTGGCCTGATTTTCCTGCCACCCTCCAAGGCCTGCCCTTCCCCGCACAGCCTCATCCACGGCTGCCACCACAGCTGGTGGGgggcaggctggggtggggagcaATCACTCCCCAGGAATCCAGAGGACCAGAACATGCAGGCAGGCACGGCCGCCCACCGAGCCCGGGGACGACTCTGCTCGTGCACATCACGAAGCTGCAAAGACTGTCGGACCAAGCACGTCGTTCCACCTCCACCTGCTTCATTTAACCCCTTGGGGCTTCCCCCCACGTCGGCACAAGGCACCCAACTCTAAAGACGGTACCTGAATGGGATGAAGCCAGAAACCCACTTCAGAAAAGGCTCTGCTGCTTCCAGGAAGGGATGAGCGGAAAGCCGGCGAGCCCACGGGGGGGACGCAGGCAGTAAGGAGGGGTCCCAGGAGCATTTCCTGCCCCCCTCGATCCAATTAATCAGCCTAATTAACCAGCTTGCTTGTGTATTCAATAGGAACTCCAAGCATCTACTTTAAGAAGGGGAAAAGCCgtgtcctgtgttttcttttgaaaataacttGAAATAAAATCTTATATGAAAATGTAAACCCAGTCTTTCCCCTTTACCTGGAAGGATTAAAAACCAAGAGCACCTTGTAAGGAATTATGTAGATTCCCTCAACTAATAAAAAAGTACAAATAGGTCACATTTTGGAAGCTATAAACCATAACCCAGCATCTAGCATCTATGGTAAACACAAAAaaccttccttcattcattcattcacacattccTTGGTTCCTTTGTACCAAAAGCCCTCAGAGTCCCTGACCGACGTCACTTACAGGAAGCAACGATGCAGCATGTGGAGGAAAAGGAGATTCATTAAATAGTCtgcttttaatgctttttttttaatcgaCCAAGCTTACGTTGAAATTTCATTAATGCAAACAGACTGAAAATTTAAGAGAACTTCCTGTGCATGCACTGGGGGAAGGGTAATGGAGAGAGAGTATCTGGTCTTAACACCAAACacattctttttgtgtgttttctgcaTTGCATCCCTTTTTTCCATAAATCTCATTTGTTCTCATTAATGCTTAAACATAGAGGACCCAAAATCGCATGTCCACGGTGCACTTACTAAACTAAGGCCCCAACTGTTCTCCTACAGAAAATCTGGGTGTTCTTACTCGGTGCCGGGAGCCACCGTCCTAAGCGCTTGGAATACAACAGtgaataaaaacagataaaaaccCCTCTCCGCCTGGCGCTTAAatagccaaaaagaaaaagaaaaagaaaaaaaaaaagtgacggGATCTGGCCACCAATATGATCCGTATCATTATGGCGAGATTTCCCACCTCCTCAGAAACCACTGATTTTCTCATGCATTTGGCACCACGACAGGTTTACAGAACCCAGTGCCTTTACATTCTCCTGCTCTTCGTGCTGTCCTGGCTGCATTCACATGGCAGCTGATCGTGGCTCTGGAGCCTTCCCTCGGATCTCTGGTCTGGATCCAGGAGGCCGGACGACGTCTGACAGCCTGTGGGGTCTGCAGGGCCTGGGCTGGGCGGCCTGTGCAACCAGGCCGGGCCAGAAGTTGGGAAGGACTCTGAAAGCTGCAACTCACGGGGGTGAAGGGGCATCCCCACGTGGGCAGGAAACGCCAGCGGGGAGCACCAAGTGAGAGTGGCCAGGGCGCAGCAAGTGCCGGCCCAACTGGCCTGGGAATGGCCCCGGAGGCCTGGGACCAGAGGCCAACAGCACAGGCTGCTTCTGAGCTGCCAGGTCTACTTCAGTCATGCTGGGGGGGGCCTCTGCCCCTCTGCCCCAGCCAGGCCCACCTCTGTatctgaataagaaaaaaaaaacactggaagGGAGTAGGATGGATGGAGGGCAGCAAAGAAGAGGCCACAATTGCTGAAACCAGGGACACTGATGGCATCAGGGTATGGAGAGCGAGGGGCTGCCCGGCCTCACAGATTCGAAGGTGGCGCACATGCAGGCATGCTTTGATAGACACCTGTCCTGAACGAGGCTCTGACGTGGGGAGGGGCAGGCACCCGTCTCGGAATCAACTGCAGTGACAGACCCAGGGGATCGGGTGGGAGCAAAGCTTCCAGTGGGAAGGAGACACTAGACCACAAGGCAAGAAAGGGGTCCTCAGGACGGTGAAAGGGCAAGGATCAACGTAACATCCTGGGGAAACCGAACCTCGTCTACGGCCTGAGAAAGCCCTCTGAGTTGTCAGATTTCCTCCAAGGCCTGAAGGAGGGGTTGGAGTTAGCCAAACTTAACTGATCTGTTTTTGGAGAGATTCATGTGTGGAAGTTGTTCCCAGCAGAAATACACAGCTTACGTGAAGTTTCAGCCTTCAAGAGAGGAATGTTCGGGGAACTAGAAGGATGGTCGCGGGACAAGACCGTGGCTGCCCAGCGGGGAAAGCGAGATGCTCGGGGAGGGCGGAGGGCCAGGCCGGCCGGGAGGAGCCACGGAGAGCACAGCGAGGGCACAAGGCGCAGGCGCAGGCGCGGGCTTCCCGGGGGCAACCGAGGGCACACCCTGGAAAACCCATGCGGTGGGGTCTCTGCTCTCCACCGGTGCCGGAAAGCGGGAGTGATTCTCCGGGTACCCAAGGTCAAATCCTGAGCCCGGCGCAGCGCCGTGTGCTCCGCGTCCCGGGCCAGCCGAGCCAAGAGGGGAGGCGGCCTGGGACACGCGGACCCGGGGCCTGTCTGGGGCAGAGTCCCGCCCTTTACAGGCATCTGGGGCGCACACACACGCGCAGTGCCTTTAGGGGACAGCTCCGCGGGCTTAGGGGCAAAGAAACCGGCGTGTGAACAAGTGGCGAGTTCACAAAACCGCGGCGAGACAGCAGTGCGCAGCGCGAGGGCCACTCGGGGCCTGCTCGGCTCTCGCCGGGTCCCCTCGGCCCGGGCGGGGCCGCGAGCCGCGCAAAGAAACACCCGCAGTTTCCCGGCCCGCCCCGTCCTCCACCCGCCAGTTTCCGGGCCGGCCTGAGGAACTACAACTCCCACAGTGCTCCACGAATACAGGAAGCGCCTTCTCAGCGCCGAGTCAGGCCTTTAGCTTTTCGCGCAGCGCCACCTGGCGGGCCTGGGGCGTCAGCGCCGCACTTCCGACCGAGGGCACCGTCCTTCCCGGCACCCAGCACAGCAACGACCAGCCGTTTCCGGGTCCCAAAATTCTAAAGgccatatatataaagaactctcacaactcaataacaaaaaagaaaaaaaaaaaaacccaaataataaaagagcaaaggatatgaatagacatttcttcaaagaaagatacacaaatggctgataagcacatgaaatgatgtttAACATCAGTagtcaggaaaatgcaaatcaaaaccatagtgagaCACCACTCTGCCCACTAGGACAGCTCTAACCAAAAACACAGACAACAGcaagtgttagcaaggatgtggagaaaccgaGACTCTTATACGTtgtgtaaaatagtgcagccattttggaaaccagcctggcagttcctcaaaatgctaaATGCAGAGTTACCACCTGTCCCAGCAGTTCCGCTCCTGGGCATGACCCCGATCAAAGCCAGGGTTCTGGGCATGACCCCGATCAAAGCCAGGGTTCTCTGCCTGAAGGGCACAATGACCTATCCTGTGACCCCGGGGTTCCAAAGGGGAAAGAGCTTTATTGCAAAGCACAAAGCAAGGAGATGGGCTCAGATCTGTCTTCCAGACTGCAGTAACTGAGAGTTTTATAATATTCAAAGTCAGGCAGGTTTAGAATAACGAATATAGTGGCTCAAGGTGATGAAGTTAGAGACTGTCTAATTACAGAGCacgtgcagattgattacatgcttagtcacagacgatacgtaagaaaatggcagccgtAACACGATGATGGGCGCGAGTTTTAGAATTACGAGGCATAGTTCAATTATGTAGGTTAAGGTTTAAGATATtatgcatgtcaggtgggccaattCTGGTTAGAAATAACTTTGTCTATTAAGATAGCCTAGGAATTGGGGTAGGTTAGCTCTGAgttgactcaagttccttcattaataaacatgaaGGGCTGTCTACATGAGCAGAAGACttcaaagttgtaaaacaggataaaggGGTACAAGTGGGGCCAGTCACAAGTTATCAGGAGGCTTTAGTTACAAGGTAAAGATTATTTCATTACACAACAAAGCATTATCATAAGCTAGGGCCATGTGAGCTACAGTCCAGTGAgtttcagcagtttcaggtgCCCGAAAACGttcacacaaatgttcatagaagaattattcacaaaagcccaaaggtggaaaccacccaagtgtccaacaaatgatggagaaacaaaatgtggtctatccacacAATgagtattatttggccataaaaggaacaaagttctgatacatgctacaacatggatgaaccttggaaacgatactaagtgaaagaagtcagtttaaaaaggccatatattgtatgattccatctatattAAATGTCCTGAACAGGCAAATCCCTAGAGACAGAAAAAGGATTGATAGTTCTCTAGGTCTGGAGGgatggggggcgggggcggggtaGGGGCTAATAGCTAAAGGGCATaggatttcttttggggtgataaaaatattcaaaacttgaCTGGTGATGGTTGTGCAattctgtgaatacactaaaaatccTGAAACTTTCTACTCTCAATGGGTGAATTGTAGTATGTCacttgtatctcaataaagctgttagaaAAAATTCTTCAGGCCAAATGTATTTGCAGAGCAATTAACATAAACATGCTAAATGATTAAACACAAATTGTTCTTGCATCTAACACAGGGTTTAGCCAACTTTTACACCGTTTGTAAACAAATGAGGGGGGTTGggttccaacaaaactttattgaCAAGAACAGGCCCG encodes the following:
- the ATPAF2 gene encoding ATP synthase mitochondrial F1 complex assembly factor 2, which produces MWRSCHRLRDWGRRLLSRPPGGPAASLGPGPGPLSPARAYVPPAERKRFYQNVSITQGEGGFEINLDHRKLKTPQAKLFTVPSEALAIAVATEWDSQKDTIKSYTMHLTTLCNTSLDNPTRRDKAQLIRAAMKFLDTDTVCYRVEEPETLVELQKNEWDPIVEWAEKRYGVEIGSSTSILGPRIPARTREVLASHLASYNLWALQGIEFLVTQLKSLVLALGLLDLHLTVEQAVLLSRLEEEYQIQKWGNVEWAHDYELQELRARTAAGALFVHLCSESSTVRHKLLQA